Genomic window (Pyrus communis chromosome 13, drPyrComm1.1, whole genome shotgun sequence):
cctactggatccagcttgagggggagtattggaagaaacACATGGGTGTACAGACAGCACAGCACAGCAAGCATACAGCAAGGGTGTGCACTCAAAGCACATGGGTGTACAGACAGCACAACACAGCAAGACAGCAAGGGTGTAAAGGACAGCAAGGGTGTAAAGCTTTCAGCTTTCTTTGTTGCTGACTCATGGACAGCAGGaaaggaattgcatgtgcatgtgtgttgTTGCATCCGAAGCTTTCTTTGtattatgtataaatatgccttcCCATAAGGCTTTCTAGATATGAGAAGTATTACAattcaaatcagaaaaatcaaCAGAAACATAAAAAGCAATTCAAACGTTGTGCTCTTTCTTGCATGTGCAGTTGAATTGGCTACAAACTGTGCTCATTTTTCTGTATAACCTAAATTTGAATCCTTATAACACAACAGTGGAGAAGAGTGTTGCCCTTACACCATGGCGTGAGTTCCAACCCGTCGACATcctaatctaatatctaatttaacaaatttatcgtttgataaaaaaaaaaattaattaattatgattgTGCCACTACTAGCAATGAGAAATCCTAATAGATTGTAGAAAGACATATATAACTTGCACCTCAAGCAATAACTTCGAATGAAGTCTCTTAATAAAGGATGATGTCAGGCGCGCAGAGCGTCCATAGAAAAAAAGTTAGATCCTACAGTATATTTTGATTGTACATAAATATATCGTCTTCAAGATTGATTTAATGAACAAAAAAAGTTAATAAGGAAATGAAATAGCATTTCCAATgtgaaaaggaaacaaacagcataaaaatattttaaaaaaaaattagaaggaCATAGAGAAAAATGGGTAAGAGAGTTACCTTGTTCAACAGGGTAAAATATCCAATCTCAAAGGGTTTGTGGTGTGTATATATTGGGGGGCGGCCGCCTAATCTGAGCCAAAAGAATTGTCCTCTCCCTCAATAGCTCTGATCTGAGCACCAGAGAAGAAACTGAACACACGTACGAGCAATTACTGGTAATGTCGAAGCCAGCGCTACAGAAGACGATGTGGATGGTATAGATTGGGATTAAGGTTGAAGAGCTAATCTTTTGCAACACATTATGTAGTGTCATTGACTAGTTATCTTTTGAAGGATTAGCATAGAGTGAAATTTTATTAAACAAACGTTTGTCAAGAAACGCTTCGAGCCTCTTATCTTATTAAATAAACGGTTGTCAGTTCCAATCCTTCATTGGCAAGCAATACAACAGGATAACGAAGTGAAGGGAAAAATCCACATTAAAAGCAAAATAAACTACCAAAACCGAAAAGGAAGAGTAGCTACATGATTTTTTCAGTTGGATTTTTTGGGTGATGTAGTGAGCCCAAATCCAAAGGGGAAGAGAGGGTCATAGTGTGCATCCCCAACATTCATAGGTAGTTGATCAACCGTTTTGAACCAGGTTCTAGAAAGCTTGCCAGTAAAGCCGTAGTCACCAAATAAAACATCAGCCACCCCTTGACCTTCAGTTCCTGGAAGCCAAGCTGCGACAAGAGTGTCAATCAGCGGAACAAATGGTTGAATCACAACAGGACGACCAGAGAGGATGATGACAACGCATTTCACAGCCCCGCAAACATTTGTGATGGTGCTCAGGCCAGGATCAGGTATCGTCAAATTTAAGCTGTCACCAACTGTCTCGGCATAAGGGTGTTCTCCTACCACAACAATGGCGTACGAGAAAGCATTCAACTTCACAAAGCATCATGATTCTCCTTGTAGACAACTTCAGTCTTAGGATTCACTGTGTTCTTTATGGCAGTAAGAATTGTGGTACCTGTTGAAGAAAAATTAGCTCCATACGGAGCTTAGTaggtaaatattttgtaatatgaCAGATCTCATAGGCAAACATGTCTGCAAATATATTATGTTTtatccagattttataaaatTGGTTTTGATCATATTATGAAACCTCCTCTAAATGTACCTTCAGTGAAATTGTTGCCACTCACTCCCTGCCACTCCATGGTCCACCCACCACACTGATAACCAAGATTGTCTGCATGACTGCCAGCTACAAGTATTTTTTATGCCATGAGTATATATTATATGTTAAACACCAACTCTTATGCACAGATATTTATGGATATGGCGGTGCTGGTCGATGCACAAGAGGAGTTGCTTGACAACATAGAAACCCAGGTAATTCCCACAATCTCAAAGCATGATGACCCCCTGAATTTCGTAAAGTTTCAAACCCGAAAGAAAACAGAAGTTGATTTGTAAAAACATGATGTGGATTGCAACTCTTGTATCACACGTGGGTAGATGATCATGTATGTTGTGCCTTCATTCCGCAGGTATCAAGTGCAGTAGATCATGTACAGCAGGGGAATACCGCTCTTCAGAAGGCCAAGAAGCTACAAAAGAATTCGAGGAAATGGATGTGCATTGCGATACTCATCCTTCTTATCATCGTTGCAATCATTGTGGTGGCGGTGTTGAAGCCGTGGCAGAGCAACAAGGGTGCTTAAATTAGCTCCTATGATAATTTGTAGCTGATAAGTATAAGGGATTACAACCGACAACTCTGGGACTCGAGCAACTCTGTGATAATGTCTGCATGTAACACTATTAATTGAAACAAACTGTCGCCATATTCTTTAAGGGAttctttaatatatataaaagaaaactctcttttttcttcttgaatgtCTCATGTTACTGGTTGTAAAACTGTACCGTCACAAAGATATTCCCATTGATATTTCGTACAGATTTAACTGACATACTTATTGAAGATTAGTTAAATGATTTCTATTAATTATTGAAGAGTAGCTGACATGAGCAAATTACTGACGACGAGTCGCTAAATAGTTTCCTAGTTGGAATTGGCCGGTGTTGTAGAGAGGCCATATCCAAAGGGGAAGAGAGGGTCATAATGTGTGTCTCCTACATTCATCGGCAGCTGATCAACGGTTTTGAACCAGGTTCGAGAAAGCTTTCCCGTGAAGCCATAGTCACCAAATAAAACATCAGCTACGCCCTGCCCTTCCGTTCCTGGAAGCCAAGCTGCAACAAGAGCATCCATcaagggaacatatggttggaTCACAACAGGACGGCCAGAGATGATGATAACAACACATTTCACAGAACCGCAAACATTTGTGATGGTGCTCGGGCCAGGATCAGGTATTGTCAAGTTTAGGCTGTCACCAAATGTCTCTGCATACGGGTGTTCCCCTACCACAACGATGGCATATGAGAAATCATTCGACTTCACAAAGTCAGCATCAGGATTCTCCTTGTACACAACTTCGGTTTTAGGATCCAATGTGTTCTTTATGGCACTAAGAATTGTGGTACCTGTTAAGGAGTTAGAAAAATAAGTTTCATGCAGAGTTTAATAGGTCAGTTTTTTCAGAGTCCCGACAGATTTCATAGGCAAACATGTATCAAGAGGATATTATGTTTTATAACAGCAAAAATAGAAGGATCTTTGTTTACCTTCGGTGAGATTGTTGCCACTTAAGCCCTGCCACTCAATGGTCCACCCACCACACTGATAACCAAGGTTATCCGCATGACTACCGGCTACAAGTATTTTTGATGCCTTCTTCGGAAGGGGTAGCAATGGCTCATCAGCAGATTCACCGTTCTTTAGAAGCACTAGAGATCTCCTCACAGCTTCCCTAGCTAATTCTCTGTGTTCCTGTGAAAATAGTAATACAAAAAACCAGATTAAGTTTCCTGCATTGTTGTAGAATGGTGTTAAATTTACCAACGTCTACCTTACTGCCAAGTTGGTCGACCAGGCTGCGATCAGCCAACGGTTCCTCAAATAAGCCCATGATGAACTTAACCCGCAAAATTCTTTTTACAGCATCATCAATTCTGCTCATGGGAATGATTCCATTTTTCACCAGGGAGGTTAGACCGTCAATAAATTCCGTATAGTTGTATGGAACCATGACCTGTAACAGGCAATTAAGTAGGGATTAGAAGACCAAACACATCATCAAGTTTATGGAACTTAAGAAAGGAAAGCAACAGAGATGTTAATTACCATGTCAATTCCGGCATTGACGCCTGCTTGAATTGAATATGAGTAGTTGGCATGAGGTGGAGACGTGATGCTGTCAATACCCGCCCAATCTGAGATGACAAAACCCTGATATAGTCCACAAGGTTTTGCAGTGCTTTTAGCTTCTAATTAGACTTTTGTAAAATGGACAAAAGGCCGAAAAGAATATCAGAGAGTCGATTTTACCCTGAAATGAAGAGTGTTCTTAAGGAAGCCAGTAACAAGATCACGATTAGCATGCATCTTTACTCCATTCCAGCTCGAGTAAGATACCATAATAGTTGCAACCCCTTTGATAATTGAGTCATAGTAGCCAGGCATGTGGATACTGAGCAAGCCGTGTCTGTTTATCACAGTGTTATTCGCGTTGATGCCCCTGGTTGTTCCTCCATCACCGACATAATGCTTTGCACACGCTGCAACCTTTTTACTGCCAACAGAAATGGTGGAACATTATGAACAAAGCACTTTGGTAAATTGGATCACAATCATATTGTTTGGAATTTGACAATGATTGATGATCTTTCAGTAAATTAGCATGCCACGAGAATTGCAGTTGTAAATATGTCCCTTTTGGACAAATCAAAATGCAACAATATAGGGATTATAGGTGGCCTTGTGACCACCGTAAATACCCTAGTGCCAAAGTATGCTTGTACTTGCATTGCATGTTGTTGGATTTATGATGAGTATCAATCATTTTTGAGAACACAGACCATCACATTATGCAAAGGAGAATAAGACCTTTCAAACTGTGATAATGTGGTAGAAATGTTGGACCGTTTTATCTTTGATAGTACAAATGGAACCAAAAAAAACAGGCATAAATTAAGCACAAGGCTATGACAAAAAACTGAGGGATTAAAACTCTTACTTTCCACCTACGAAGGGAATGCCCTTTCTAGAGTTGGCTGGTAACTCCCCTTGTAATCCAGGTATGATCTCAGTCATTGCTTGAACAATTTTGTGATCTTCACTGTAGCTTTCATAACATCGACCCCATCTTGGATCTCTGCAAACCTGCAAAGACAAAATTAAGAGATAGTACAACTTAGCTTAAAGTAACTTCTGTCGGTACTAATCAGATGTACAGTTTATTTTAGTTACCGCTATACAAGGTGCGAAGACATATGGAATGCCTGTAGCTCTAGCTTCAAGTGCGGTTGCAACTCCGATCCTCTTAACAAGTACGGGATCCCTGGTTGATTTTAAATACGAGGAAGTTGACATTAATACATTCACTCTTATGGTTTAAAGTTTGAACTACTAAGAGGACTAAAATTTTACAGTTGAAGAAACAAATTTCTCAATTGATTCCATTTAgttaaagtatcatcatatacTCGAACATATTTACACAACTTTATTTGTATttggaattttaattttttagcacCAACGAAAAATGAAAGCTTCAGTCAAATCTTGATCAAATGCCGGACACATAAGACAATTATCACATCGTAGAACTCTTCATTTAATTGTAGAGAAAGGAAAGGTTGCTTTTTTCTCTCCCAAATTCAAAACGCTGAGACTAGGTTGACAAAAGAGACTAAGTGAAATGTTAGAATTCAAGGCAAATCTACTTGCCTGGTAGCTCCAAGTCCAATATTGTGCGGAAAGATTGTTGCTTTGTAGACATTGTTGTGGCCATGAACTGCATCGATACCATAAATCATTGGAATTCCAAGCCGGGTTGATAAAGAACCTTCTTGAAAATCATTCACCATGTTAATCCAAGCTTCTGGAGAAGCCTTTTGTGCTGGAACGCTCCCACCCCCGCTTAATATACTCCCTGCCCAAAACAGATTAATTTCTTCTTCCTTAAAATCTAACTGATCTGTATATGCATATGTGATACATTCCATTCTTTCTATAGttacacatgtatatataatttatacaCAGGCAGGACAGAAAGAAGAGTGATGATTACCAATGAAGTATTTCTTCATCACCTCAGACGCAGCAACACTGCGGTCTATCTGCACCATTTGGCCAATCTTTTCCTCCAACGTCATCCGGCTCAATAGATCCTTGATTCGAGTGTTCAGCGGCTGTTTGGGGTCTTTATATCTTATGTGTTCTGCTTCTGCTATAGCTATGCAGAAACATGAGAGAAGAAGCCCCATCAAGAAGATGGGAGTTCCAGCCATTTTCTGTTCCCAAAAAATTTTACAGAAGAATGTAATGCACAATTAGAAAGCCAGTTTGAGGATGAGCTATGGAAACATCAGACAGTTAAAGGATGaacaaaatttgaagaaaagtaTAAGGCAACAATGGAAAGGAATCAGAAGGACCTTGTACCAAAATGCAGAATCAAAGAGAACCCTTTTtcaagcaataaaaaaaaaagtaaaaaaagttTAGTTTTCTTCAAGTGACAATCACAACACATGCATGTTGTTCCTTATTACCCGCCAAAACACTAAATAAATTTCAGtgacctttttcttttgtgactAAATGGAACTAAAATCTGAAACCCAACAACTGAGAGAGAGGTAACTGAATCATAACTGAGTGAAGTATTTCATTTCATCTTTCTGGAAACTGATAAATTGCCATTTGTCAAAAGAAACTAGTTGCATGTGGAAGTGGAACTTACAGAGAAGCAATGGAGACCCGATACTCCAATAGGCAATGAGCTCTGCTGTTCTGTGGAACAGAGAGAGAGGTTGGCAATGAGCTCTGCTGCTttgtggaagagagagagagaagttggGTTGGGACTTGGGATTTGGAAAGCAATGTGTGGCAGAAAGTGGAACTTTATAGAAGACAAAAATTAGGTGCAAGTTGACTGAAAATTTGGATGTGATGATATATTTGTCAATTCGATAGCGGGCAGAGAAAGGTGACGCAGAGAGTTTTACTGGAATccaaatttgtttatttgcttttcATTTCGTTTTCATGGATGGACTCATAATTCATCATGTTTATCTTTACATCGGTGAGATTAGCACCCGCAGTAGTGATGCTGCTGGTGTCGGTGTATTAAGAAGGTCCCACTGGCAATAAAActggttgttttgtttgttgactatTTTTCCAACTTCTTCTTCCTATCAAACctctaaaaagaaagaaacaattgTTCCAacttttaacttttgttttttgcttccAGCCTCATCCACAAATTACAACCTTACACTACACACGCATGCATTGCGTTACAGAGATCGATATCGCTTGAAAACGGCTAGTGGGGTTTTAGAAAttgaggccatctccaaccgaacgGTTCAGCGGGCCAGAGGGctgaaaatagcctgaaaatcGTCTTCAACCGAGGGTTAGGTCAGAGGGCTTGTGGAATTTgagagggccccacggaatTTGAAagggctggagggctggctGGATGTAGCCAGCCAGCCAGCTGGTCCGGAGCTGGCcagaaaaatcattattcctaTCGGTTATACAGGAATCCTTAAGataaaatttaattgaaatgGTTAGATGACGTccgctagccgttgcatttgatttttattttattttttatttttttattattattatgtttttttatttacaaaatttatatatactaaaacccaaaccGGGTGGTACTATTCTATAACAGTGTTTTGACGTAATTACCCTTCGCTGCTGCTGAGTCTGAGGCTTTTTTCCCTATTTAGAACAGTGAATTTACAACTTTGCCCTCATTTGGTGCTATCTGCTGCTTATGCTTGGCTTGGACTTTGtttcgcttttttttttattggttgtgTTTGTTTTCGCTACAGTTGCAGCACAGTTTTGTCAAGCCCACGTGTTGGTCATTGCGGTACTTTGATGTTGCTATTCCATTTGGTTTAGCTTTTTGTACAGTAAAATTACACCAGTGCCCTTTGTTTGGTTGTCTTTGACGGAATTGGACTTcgtttcacttttttttttttttttgattgtatttgtttttgCTACAATTGCAACACAGTTTTGTCAGGCCCACAAGTTGGTCATCGCATGGTACTTCCTCTCATTTTCTACTTTGCTTCACTGTGGCTTTCACCCGTTTTGTTTCCTCTCATTTCCATCTTTGTTTCGCTGTCGTTCTCACAGCTTAAATCCTTTTTGCCTAAAAAATTCTTGCTTCGGttcatctcaaatttttttGCTGTTACTTTCAGTCGGTGTTTTGTGCAATTCTGCAGCCTGCGGTTGCTGGAAAAATATGAAATCAATGTAAGGTTTTTACTTTCACCCTGCGAAGACATTTGTGTTTAAGGTGAGGAGTTTTGAAATTATGTGCTTTTAATTCGAAGGATAGTGTGCTTGcttattgttaattatttttatctCGTTTTGAATTTGTTAGTTTATCTTTAGTGCATCTGAGTATATGATTCGATGTTTTAGACTGGATTTTTgtggttttgagtttttttgggTGCGCAAGAAAATGTTATCTAATGGTTTGATTCAACATTTTCCCTCAATCTGTTGCAACTTTGCTGTCCCTGTGCCCCTTtatcaaactttgttttttgt
Coding sequences:
- the LOC137713270 gene encoding uncharacterized protein, giving the protein MEWQGVSGNNFTEGEHPYAETVGDSLNLTIPDPGLSTITNVCGAVKCVVIILSGRPVVIQPFVPLIDTLVAAWLPGTEGQGVADVLFGDYGFTGKLSRTWFKTVDQLPMNVGDAHYDPLFPFGFGLTTSPKKSN
- the LOC137713561 gene encoding uncharacterized protein produces the protein MAGTPIFLMGLLLSCFCIAIAEAEHIRYKDPKQPLNTRIKDLLSRMTLEEKIGQMVQIDRSVAASEVMKKYFIGSILSGGGSVPAQKASPEAWINMVNDFQEGSLSTRLGIPMIYGIDAVHGHNNVYKATIFPHNIGLGATRQVDLHLKSTRDPVLVKRIGVATALEARATGIPYVFAPCIAVCRDPRWGRCYESYSEDHKIVQAMTEIIPGLQGELPANSRKGIPFVGGNKKVAACAKHYVGDGGTTRGINANNTVINRHGLLSIHMPGYYDSIIKGVATIMVSYSSWNGVKMHANRDLVTGFLKNTLHFRGFVISDWAGIDSITSPPHANYSYSIQAGVNAGIDMVMVPYNYTEFIDGLTSLVKNGIIPMSRIDDAVKRILRVKFIMGLFEEPLADRSLVDQLGSKEHRELAREAVRRSLVLLKNGESADEPLLPLPKKASKILVAGSHADNLGYQCGGWTIEWQGLSGNNLTEGTTILSAIKNTLDPKTEVVYKENPDADFVKSNDFSYAIVVVGEHPYAETFGDSLNLTIPDPGPSTITNVCGSVKCVVIIISGRPVVIQPYVPLMDALVAAWLPGTEGQGVADVLFGDYGFTGKLSRTWFKTVDQLPMNVGDTHYDPLFPFGYGLSTTPANSN